The following proteins are co-located in the Streptomyces sp. DT2A-34 genome:
- the pheT gene encoding phenylalanine--tRNA ligase subunit beta: MRVPLSWLREYVDLPATETGRDVQAKLISAGLEVESVEHLGADLKGPLVVGQVLTIEELTEFKKPIRFCTVDVGQANGTGEPQELICGARNFQVGDKVVVVLPGAVLPGGFAIAARKTYGRVSHGMICSTSELGMGDDGTHGIIVLPPETEVGKDAIELLELVDEVLDIAVTANRGDCLSIRGVARETAIAYGLPLRDPALLDVPGPNAFGYPVQVSDPLGCDRFTARTVTGLSSEARSPIWLQRRLQKVGMRPISLAVDVTNYVMMELGQPLHAYDRNLVQGTIGVRRAAEGEKLVTLDGVERKLHAEDLVITDERGPIGLAGVMGGANTEIADHDDVENATTDVVIEAAHFDQVAIARTARRHKLSSEASRRFERGVDPAAAAAAAQRTVDLLVLLAGGTAEAGVTEVVTPSGPHTITTPADHPDKVAGVVYGRETVVRRLQEIGCDVYGQDELIVTVPSWRPDLLEPNDLAEEVIRLEGYENLPSTLPKPPSGRGLTHRQRLHRRVGRALAGAGYVEAPNYPFVSEQVFDQLGLAADDPARRVVKLVNPLNDEEPALRTSLLPGLLGALRRNDGRGSHDLALFETGLVFQPREEQRVAGHLPVDRRPTDEEIAALNAVLPEQPRHVAAVLAGAREQAGWWGGGRPAGWADAVEAARVVAREAGAELIVRAGQYGPWHPGRCAALAITVEGAERVIGHAGELHPRVLKALGLPARTCAMELDLDALEQVGDGTPQAPSISTFPVATQDVALVVDKPVPAAEVEAALRDGAGELLEAIRLFDVYVNDEQLGDGKKSLAYALRFRAGDRTLTVDEASAARDAAVALAGERTGAVLRG; the protein is encoded by the coding sequence ATGCGGGTCCCGCTTTCTTGGCTGCGGGAGTACGTCGACCTGCCGGCGACCGAAACCGGCCGTGACGTCCAGGCCAAGCTCATTTCGGCCGGTCTCGAGGTCGAGAGCGTCGAGCACCTCGGCGCCGACCTCAAGGGCCCGCTCGTCGTCGGCCAGGTGCTGACCATCGAGGAGCTGACCGAGTTCAAGAAGCCGATCCGCTTCTGCACCGTCGACGTCGGCCAGGCCAACGGCACCGGCGAGCCCCAGGAACTCATCTGCGGCGCCCGCAACTTCCAGGTCGGCGACAAGGTCGTGGTCGTCCTCCCCGGCGCCGTGCTGCCCGGCGGCTTCGCGATCGCCGCGCGCAAGACCTACGGCCGCGTCTCGCACGGCATGATCTGCTCCACCAGCGAGCTGGGCATGGGCGACGACGGCACCCACGGCATCATCGTGCTGCCGCCCGAGACCGAGGTCGGCAAGGACGCCATCGAGCTCCTGGAGCTGGTCGACGAGGTCCTGGACATCGCCGTCACCGCCAACCGCGGCGACTGCCTGTCCATCCGCGGCGTCGCCCGCGAGACCGCCATCGCCTACGGCCTCCCCCTGCGCGACCCGGCCCTGCTCGACGTCCCCGGCCCGAACGCCTTCGGCTACCCGGTCCAGGTCTCCGACCCGCTCGGCTGCGACCGCTTCACCGCCCGCACGGTGACCGGCCTCAGCTCCGAGGCGCGCTCCCCGATCTGGCTGCAGCGCCGTCTGCAGAAGGTCGGCATGCGCCCGATCTCGCTCGCCGTCGACGTCACGAACTACGTGATGATGGAGCTCGGCCAGCCGCTGCACGCCTACGACCGCAACCTGGTCCAGGGCACGATCGGCGTACGCCGTGCGGCCGAGGGCGAGAAGCTCGTCACCCTCGACGGCGTCGAGCGCAAGCTGCACGCCGAGGACCTGGTCATCACCGACGAGCGCGGCCCCATCGGCCTCGCGGGCGTCATGGGCGGCGCCAACACGGAGATCGCCGACCACGACGACGTGGAGAACGCGACCACCGACGTCGTCATCGAGGCCGCCCACTTCGACCAGGTCGCCATCGCCCGTACGGCCCGCCGCCACAAGCTCTCGTCGGAGGCGTCCCGCCGCTTCGAGCGCGGCGTCGACCCGGCGGCCGCCGCCGCGGCGGCGCAGCGGACGGTGGATCTGCTGGTGCTGCTGGCGGGCGGCACGGCGGAGGCGGGCGTCACCGAGGTCGTCACGCCGTCCGGGCCGCACACCATCACCACCCCGGCCGACCACCCGGACAAGGTGGCGGGCGTCGTGTACGGCCGCGAGACCGTCGTACGGCGACTCCAGGAGATCGGCTGCGACGTGTACGGGCAGGACGAGCTGATCGTCACCGTGCCGTCCTGGCGGCCCGACCTCCTTGAGCCGAACGACCTGGCCGAAGAGGTCATCCGCCTGGAGGGCTACGAGAACCTGCCCTCCACGCTGCCCAAGCCGCCGTCCGGCCGTGGCCTGACCCACCGCCAGCGGCTGCACCGCCGGGTCGGCCGCGCGCTGGCCGGTGCGGGCTATGTCGAGGCGCCGAACTACCCCTTCGTCAGCGAGCAGGTCTTCGACCAGCTCGGCCTGGCGGCCGACGACCCGGCCCGCCGCGTCGTCAAGCTGGTCAACCCGCTCAACGACGAGGAGCCCGCGCTGCGTACGTCGCTGCTGCCGGGGCTGCTCGGTGCGCTGCGGCGCAACGACGGGCGCGGCTCGCACGACCTGGCGCTGTTCGAGACGGGCCTGGTCTTCCAGCCGCGTGAGGAGCAGCGCGTCGCCGGGCATCTGCCGGTCGACCGTCGCCCGACCGACGAGGAGATCGCCGCGCTGAACGCCGTGCTGCCCGAGCAGCCGCGGCACGTGGCCGCCGTTCTCGCCGGTGCCCGTGAGCAGGCCGGCTGGTGGGGCGGTGGCCGTCCGGCCGGGTGGGCGGACGCGGTCGAGGCGGCGCGTGTCGTGGCGCGGGAAGCCGGGGCCGAGCTGATCGTGCGGGCCGGACAGTACGGGCCGTGGCACCCGGGGCGGTGCGCTGCGCTGGCGATCACCGTGGAGGGCGCCGAGCGGGTCATCGGGCACGCCGGTGAGCTGCACCCGAGGGTGCTCAAGGCGCTCGGTCTGCCTGCGCGCACCTGTGCGATGGAGCTGGACCTGGACGCGCTGGAGCAGGTCGGCGACGGTACGCCTCAGGCGCCGAGCATCTCCACGTTCCCCGTCGCCACGCAGGATGTCGCCCTCGTGGTGGACAAGCCGGTGCCGGCCGCGGAGGTCGAGGCCGCGCTTCGTGACGGGGCGGGTGAACTCCTTGAGGCGATCCGGCTGTTCGACGTGTACGTGAATGATGAGCAGCTCGGTGACGGGAAGAAGTCGCTCGCGTATGCGTTGCGCTTCCGTGCGGGTGACCGGACGCTGACCGTTGATGAGGCTTCGGCGGCTCGGGATGCTGCGGTTGCCCTCGCGGGCGAGCGTACGGGAGCTGTTCTGAGGGGCTAG
- a CDS encoding ATP-binding protein, with the protein MSVGTSSAPGAQETRRPSASRPGDVAELGFDPDDLPDGLVVADEHGHVICFNAAAERITAVPAADALGQRLEKALPLEDLEGRRWWQLTDPYGGLAIRRLQPERNLLLPGGREVLVSVRYVRSEPTGPVCRVVVSLRDTEARRRTERSHAELIATVAHELRSPLTSVKGFTATLLAKWERFTDDQKRLMLETVDADADRVTRLIAELLDISRIDSGRLEVRRQPVDIGAAVGRHIQAYVAAGQPADRFLLRVEQPLPDLWADPDKIDQVLSNLIENAVRHGDGTVTIDITATASPREGEDTGTSVTVSDEGPGIPEESMNRVFTRFWRGSKRGGTGLGLYIVKGIVEAHGGAVEVGRAPGGGAQFRFTLPVAAPAYLT; encoded by the coding sequence ATGAGTGTCGGCACGAGCAGCGCGCCGGGGGCACAAGAGACGCGGCGGCCGTCCGCGTCCCGGCCCGGTGATGTCGCCGAGCTCGGGTTCGATCCCGACGATCTGCCCGACGGCCTCGTCGTCGCCGACGAGCACGGGCACGTCATCTGCTTCAACGCCGCCGCCGAGCGCATCACCGCCGTCCCCGCCGCCGACGCCCTCGGGCAGCGGCTGGAGAAGGCCCTGCCGTTAGAGGACCTGGAGGGGCGGCGCTGGTGGCAGCTGACCGATCCGTACGGCGGGCTCGCCATTCGCCGGCTGCAGCCTGAGCGCAATCTCCTCCTTCCCGGCGGGCGCGAGGTGCTCGTCTCGGTGCGGTACGTCCGTAGCGAGCCCACCGGCCCCGTATGCCGCGTCGTCGTCTCCCTGCGCGACACCGAGGCCCGTCGCCGCACCGAGCGCAGCCACGCCGAGCTGATCGCCACCGTCGCCCACGAGCTGCGCTCTCCGCTCACCTCCGTCAAGGGCTTCACCGCCACCCTGCTGGCCAAGTGGGAACGGTTCACCGACGACCAGAAGCGGCTCATGCTGGAGACCGTCGACGCCGACGCCGACCGGGTCACCCGGCTCATCGCCGAGCTGCTCGACATCTCACGGATCGACAGCGGGAGGCTGGAGGTGCGCCGCCAGCCCGTCGACATCGGCGCGGCCGTGGGGCGGCACATCCAGGCGTACGTCGCCGCCGGCCAGCCCGCCGACCGCTTCCTGCTCCGCGTCGAGCAGCCGCTGCCCGACCTGTGGGCCGACCCCGACAAGATCGACCAGGTGCTCAGCAACCTCATCGAAAATGCCGTGCGGCACGGCGACGGAACGGTCACCATTGACATCACGGCCACGGCGTCCCCACGCGAGGGGGAGGACACCGGCACGTCGGTCACGGTGAGCGACGAGGGGCCCGGCATCCCGGAGGAGTCCATGAACCGCGTCTTCACCCGCTTCTGGCGGGGCAGCAAGCGCGGCGGCACGGGCCTCGGGCTCTACATCGTCAAGGGCATCGTCGAGGCGCACGGCGGCGCTGTCGAGGTCGGCCGCGCCCCCGGCGGCGGCGCGCAGTTCCGATTTACGTTGCCCGTGGCGGCACCGGCGTATCTCACCTGA
- a CDS encoding DUF1844 domain-containing protein, producing MSDTPAEPSEAPDFDDMTRDIAEVPAVEVIVTVAVNLMSAAAVKLGLTEEGEKHKDLDEARKLVHALAGLLDASATEISSFHAAPLRDGLKSLQLAFREASIVPDEPGQGPGEKYTGPVYG from the coding sequence ATGAGTGACACCCCTGCTGAGCCCTCCGAGGCTCCCGACTTCGACGACATGACCCGCGACATCGCCGAGGTCCCGGCCGTCGAGGTGATCGTGACGGTCGCCGTCAACCTGATGAGCGCCGCCGCGGTGAAGCTCGGCCTGACCGAGGAGGGCGAGAAGCACAAGGACCTGGACGAGGCCCGCAAGCTGGTGCACGCCCTCGCCGGTCTGCTCGACGCGAGCGCCACCGAGATCAGCTCCTTCCACGCGGCTCCGCTGCGTGACGGCCTGAAGTCGCTCCAGCTGGCGTTCCGCGAGGCGTCGATCGTCCCGGACGAGCCGGGCCAGGGGCCGGGCGAGAAGTACACCGGCCCGGTCTACGGCTAG
- the infC gene encoding translation initiation factor IF-3 translates to MSAEPRINDRIRVPEVRLVGPSGEQVGIVPLAKALELAQEYDLDLVEVAANARPPVCKLMDYGKFKYESAMKAREARKNQAHTVIKEMKLRPKIDPHDYDTKKGHVVRFLKQGDKVKITIMFRGREQSRPELGYRLLQRLATDVEDLGFVESNPKQDGRNMIMVLGPHKKKTEAMAEARQAQEARKADAKANPGKSQNAAESEDAVESEDVVETEASAEASAEA, encoded by the coding sequence ATCAGCGCCGAGCCCCGCATCAACGACCGGATTCGCGTTCCCGAGGTGCGACTTGTCGGTCCCAGTGGCGAGCAGGTGGGCATCGTCCCCCTGGCCAAGGCACTGGAGCTTGCGCAGGAGTACGACCTGGACCTGGTCGAGGTCGCGGCGAACGCCCGTCCGCCCGTGTGCAAGCTCATGGACTACGGGAAGTTCAAGTACGAGTCGGCCATGAAGGCCCGTGAGGCGCGCAAGAACCAGGCGCACACGGTCATCAAGGAGATGAAGCTCCGGCCGAAGATCGACCCGCACGACTATGACACCAAGAAGGGTCACGTCGTCCGGTTCCTCAAGCAGGGCGACAAGGTCAAGATCACGATCATGTTCCGTGGTCGCGAGCAGTCCCGGCCCGAGCTGGGCTACCGACTGCTGCAGCGTCTCGCGACGGACGTCGAGGACCTCGGGTTCGTAGAGTCGAACCCGAAGCAGGACGGCCGAAACATGATCATGGTTCTCGGTCCGCACAAGAAGAAGACCGAGGCGATGGCCGAGGCCCGCCAGGCGCAGGAAGCCCGCAAGGCCGATGCGAAGGCCAACCCCGGCAAGTCGCAGAACGCCGCGGAGTCCGAGGACGCCGTGGAGTCCGAGGACGTCGTGGAGACCGAGGCTTCTGCCGAGGCTTCCGCCGAGGCGTGA
- the pheS gene encoding phenylalanine--tRNA ligase subunit alpha encodes MSAPNKSYDPVEVEALKPEEIERMRDEALAAFAAADSLDALQEAKTAHTGGTSPLALANREIGALPPHAKAAAGKLVGQARGAVNKGLAARQAELEAERDQRVLVEEAVDVTLPYDRVPAGARHPLTTLSERIEDIFVAMGYEVAEGPQVEAEWFNFDALNIGPDHPARGEADTFFVQGQGGGTESGVVLRTHTSPVQIRSLLDRELPVYVICPGRVYRTDELDATHTPVFHQVELLAVDEGLTMADLKGTLDHMVQSLFGEGMKTRLRPNFFPFTEPSAEMDMVCYVCRGESVGNPDRPCRTCSSEGWIELGGCGMVNPRVLTACGVDPEKYSGFAFGFGIERMLMFRHNVEDMRDMVEGDVRFTRPFGMEI; translated from the coding sequence ATGTCGGCACCGAATAAGTCGTACGACCCTGTAGAGGTCGAGGCGTTGAAACCGGAAGAGATCGAGCGCATGCGGGACGAGGCGCTCGCCGCCTTCGCCGCCGCGGACTCCCTCGACGCGCTCCAGGAGGCCAAGACCGCCCACACCGGCGGCACCTCCCCGCTGGCCCTCGCCAACCGCGAGATCGGCGCCCTGCCCCCGCACGCCAAGGCCGCCGCCGGAAAACTCGTCGGCCAGGCCCGCGGCGCCGTCAACAAGGGTCTCGCCGCCCGCCAGGCCGAGCTGGAGGCCGAGCGTGACCAGCGGGTGCTGGTCGAGGAGGCCGTGGACGTCACGCTGCCGTACGACCGCGTACCGGCCGGCGCCCGCCACCCGCTCACCACGCTCTCCGAGCGCATCGAGGACATCTTCGTGGCCATGGGCTACGAGGTCGCCGAGGGCCCGCAGGTCGAGGCCGAGTGGTTCAACTTCGACGCCCTCAACATCGGCCCGGACCACCCCGCGCGCGGCGAGGCCGACACGTTCTTCGTGCAGGGCCAGGGCGGCGGCACCGAGTCCGGCGTCGTGCTGCGCACCCACACCTCGCCCGTGCAGATCCGCTCCCTGCTCGACCGCGAGCTGCCGGTCTACGTGATCTGTCCCGGCCGCGTGTACCGCACCGACGAGCTGGACGCCACCCACACCCCCGTCTTCCACCAGGTCGAGCTGCTCGCCGTCGACGAGGGCCTGACCATGGCCGACCTCAAGGGCACCCTGGACCACATGGTCCAGTCCCTGTTCGGCGAGGGCATGAAGACCCGGCTGCGGCCGAACTTCTTCCCGTTCACCGAGCCGTCCGCCGAGATGGACATGGTGTGCTACGTCTGCCGCGGCGAGTCCGTCGGCAACCCCGACCGGCCCTGCCGTACCTGCTCCTCCGAGGGCTGGATCGAGCTCGGCGGCTGCGGCATGGTCAACCCGCGGGTGCTCACCGCCTGCGGCGTCGACCCGGAGAAGTACAGCGGCTTCGCCTTCGGGTTCGGCATCGAGCGGATGCTGATGTTCCGCCACAACGTCGAAGACATGCGAGACATGGTCGAGGGTGACGTCCGGTTCACCCGGCCGTTCGGGATGGAGATCTGA
- a CDS encoding SseB family protein, which produces MANKNIPDSLFSDDDGTADPRLSAALAAWAEDRTAEGPVLEALKGARLLVPVVAVLGEVEEDENGLRHEKTSEMAVPTLKAGARTALPAFTSTDSLARWDPAARPVAVPLHQALQAAAHEKADTIVLDMAGPVPYELTGRALLALAEGRTTTDPLADPAVVAAVRAAVAAEPSVLRAHLGPGQADGTLALVLNPAAPPARAARAVAERLAADETLRARLVRGLDLALLPAEATPPGEPLYVRG; this is translated from the coding sequence GTGGCGAACAAGAACATTCCCGACTCCCTCTTCTCCGACGACGACGGCACCGCCGACCCCCGGTTGAGCGCGGCGCTCGCCGCCTGGGCCGAGGACCGCACCGCCGAGGGACCCGTGCTCGAGGCGCTCAAGGGCGCCCGGCTGCTCGTCCCCGTCGTGGCCGTGCTCGGCGAGGTCGAGGAGGACGAGAACGGCCTGCGCCACGAGAAGACCAGCGAGATGGCCGTACCGACCCTCAAGGCCGGCGCTCGCACCGCCCTGCCTGCCTTCACGTCCACCGACTCGCTCGCCCGCTGGGACCCGGCGGCCCGCCCCGTGGCCGTACCCCTGCACCAGGCCCTGCAGGCCGCGGCGCACGAGAAGGCGGACACGATCGTGCTGGACATGGCCGGCCCGGTGCCGTACGAGCTGACGGGGCGCGCCCTGCTCGCGCTCGCCGAGGGCCGTACGACGACCGACCCGCTCGCCGACCCGGCGGTCGTGGCGGCCGTACGCGCCGCCGTCGCCGCCGAGCCCTCGGTCCTGCGCGCCCACCTCGGGCCCGGTCAGGCCGACGGCACCCTCGCCCTCGTGCTGAACCCGGCCGCACCCCCGGCCCGGGCCGCCCGGGCGGTGGCGGAGCGCCTCGCCGCCGACGAAACACTGAGGGCCCGCCTGGTGCGCGGCCTCGACCTGGCACTGCTGCCGGCTGAGGCGACGCCACCGGGCGAGCCCCTGTACGTACGGGGATGA
- a CDS encoding RNA methyltransferase codes for MPSGAPELISPRSSRVSAARRLAKRNFRGKERLFLAEGPQAVREAAGHQDTLVELFATLDAAERYADIIGEARAAGARVHLAGEQVIADISTTVTPQGLVGVCRFIDTPFEEILAARPKLVAVLAHVRDPGNAGTVLRCADAAGAEAVVLTDASVDLYNPKAVRASVGSLFHLPVAVGVPVERAVAGLQDAGVRILAADGAGTDDLDDELDKGSMGGPTAWVFGNEAWGLPEETRALADAVVRVPIHGKAESLNLATAAAVCLYASARAQRASGGCRTVTES; via the coding sequence ATGCCTTCCGGCGCCCCCGAGCTGATCTCCCCCCGCTCTTCCCGCGTCTCCGCCGCCCGGCGGCTCGCCAAGCGGAACTTCCGGGGCAAGGAGCGGCTGTTCCTGGCCGAGGGACCGCAGGCTGTACGGGAGGCGGCCGGGCACCAGGACACTCTGGTGGAGCTGTTCGCCACGCTCGACGCCGCCGAGCGGTACGCCGACATCATCGGCGAGGCCCGCGCCGCGGGCGCCCGAGTGCACCTGGCCGGAGAGCAGGTGATCGCCGACATCTCCACCACCGTCACACCGCAGGGGCTCGTCGGTGTCTGCCGGTTCATCGACACCCCCTTCGAGGAGATCCTCGCCGCCCGGCCCAAGCTGGTCGCCGTACTCGCCCATGTGCGGGACCCGGGGAACGCCGGCACCGTGCTGCGGTGCGCCGATGCCGCCGGGGCCGAGGCCGTCGTACTCACCGATGCCTCCGTCGATCTCTACAACCCCAAGGCCGTACGCGCCTCCGTGGGGTCGCTGTTCCACCTCCCCGTCGCCGTCGGGGTGCCCGTGGAACGGGCCGTGGCCGGGCTCCAGGACGCCGGGGTACGGATTCTCGCCGCCGACGGGGCGGGGACGGACGACCTCGACGACGAGCTGGACAAGGGGAGCATGGGCGGGCCGACCGCCTGGGTGTTCGGCAACGAGGCCTGGGGGCTCCCGGAGGAGACCCGCGCGCTGGCCGACGCCGTCGTGCGCGTCCCGATCCACGGGAAGGCCGAGAGCCTGAACCTCGCCACCGCCGCCGCCGTATGTCTCTACGCGTCGGCCCGTGCACAGCGCGCCTCCGGAGGGTGCCGCACCGTCACCGAGAGCTAG
- the rplT gene encoding 50S ribosomal protein L20 — protein sequence MARVKRAVNAHKKRRAILEQASGYRGQRSRLYRKAKEQVTHSLVYNYNDRKKRKGDFRQLWIQRINAAARANGITYNRFIQGLKAANIEVDRKILAELAVNDANAFAALVEVAQKALPSDVNAPKAA from the coding sequence GTGGCACGCGTCAAGCGGGCAGTCAACGCCCACAAGAAGCGCCGGGCGATCCTCGAGCAGGCTTCCGGCTACCGCGGTCAGCGTTCGCGTCTGTACCGCAAGGCCAAGGAGCAGGTCACCCACTCGCTGGTCTACAACTACAACGACCGCAAGAAGCGCAAGGGTGACTTCCGCCAGCTGTGGATCCAGCGCATCAACGCCGCTGCCCGCGCCAACGGCATCACGTACAACCGCTTCATCCAGGGTCTGAAGGCCGCGAACATCGAGGTCGACCGCAAGATCCTGGCCGAGCTGGCCGTCAACGACGCCAACGCGTTCGCCGCACTCGTCGAGGTCGCCCAGAAGGCGCTGCCGAGCGACGTCAACGCGCCGAAGGCTGCGTGA
- a CDS encoding serine hydrolase, with protein MESSRVRRHRRPLPYTALALVVIVGGAAAGTVYMQTQAHSGGGAVSSAVAPSASVSARAGGEASVEPVAQPTVDHDMLLAEAMESVPVEDGAEVSVAVLDLESGASATYGDGGFDTASIVKVDILAALLLQAQDAGRELTATEKSYAVNMIENSDNTAASALWRAIGKAEGLDTANERLGLTDTAGGDGMYWGLTQTTAADQLTLLRQVFGEESELSARSRAYLRELMGQIAVDQRWGVSAAADGSAWALKNGWLPRTATGLWDINSIGRVTVDGHDCLVAVLSDGNSTKGKGVSLVEAAAEAAVSVFAGETSSASPATATSASAS; from the coding sequence ATGGAGTCTTCCAGAGTCCGCCGACATCGCCGGCCCCTGCCGTACACCGCGCTCGCCCTCGTCGTCATCGTCGGCGGTGCGGCCGCGGGAACGGTGTACATGCAGACTCAGGCGCACTCGGGCGGGGGCGCCGTATCGTCGGCGGTGGCGCCGTCGGCGTCGGTATCGGCCCGGGCGGGCGGGGAGGCTTCTGTGGAACCCGTGGCACAGCCGACGGTGGATCACGACATGCTGCTGGCCGAGGCCATGGAGTCGGTGCCCGTCGAGGACGGTGCCGAGGTGTCGGTGGCGGTGCTGGACCTGGAGTCCGGTGCGAGCGCCACGTACGGGGACGGCGGCTTCGACACGGCGAGCATCGTCAAGGTCGACATCCTGGCCGCGCTGCTGCTCCAGGCGCAGGACGCGGGGCGTGAGCTCACCGCGACGGAGAAGTCGTACGCCGTCAACATGATCGAGAACAGCGACAACACCGCCGCGTCGGCCCTGTGGCGGGCGATCGGGAAGGCCGAGGGGCTCGATACGGCGAACGAGCGCCTCGGGCTCACGGACACCGCGGGCGGTGACGGCATGTACTGGGGACTGACGCAGACCACCGCGGCCGATCAACTCACGCTCCTGCGGCAGGTGTTCGGGGAGGAGTCGGAGCTGAGTGCGCGGTCGCGGGCGTATCTGCGGGAGTTGATGGGCCAGATAGCGGTCGACCAGCGGTGGGGGGTGTCGGCCGCGGCCGACGGCTCGGCTTGGGCGTTGAAGAACGGCTGGCTGCCGCGCACCGCCACCGGGCTGTGGGACATCAACAGCATCGGGCGGGTGACAGTGGACGGCCACGACTGTCTGGTGGCCGTGCTCTCCGACGGCAACTCGACGAAGGGGAAGGGGGTTTCGCTGGTCGAGGCGGCGGCTGAGGCGGCGGTGTCGGTGTTCGCCGGCGAGACCTCGTCCGCTTCCCCGGCTACGGCAACGTCCGCGTCCGCCTCGTAG
- the mycP gene encoding type VII secretion-associated serine protease mycosin, translated as MNTGPNSAAPPAVSPAATSAVKTALTRRTGPLAVLLGACLALLPPTAAHADSIRARQWALDAMHTEEAWQTTKGKGVTVAVLDTGVEADHPDLSGNVLDGKDMVGFGAERGDRAWARHGTAMAGIIAGHGHGAGGGDGVMGIAPEAKILPVRVILEDGDPARAKARSTRGNALADGIRWAADHGADVINLSLGDDSKSAHPEAGEDEAVQYALKKGAVVVASAGNGGEKGDHISYPAAYPGVIAAAAVDRYGTRASFSTRRWYATVSAPGVDVIIADPDHKYYEGWGTSAAAAFVSGAVALVKAAHPGLTPAQIKKLLEDTARNAPDDGRDDSRGYGFIDPAAAIKKASRIKPERLTAVAYGEEYFGSGPDAAKSEDEATTWTAWLAGGAGGVLLVSAVALWRGRRARHDF; from the coding sequence ATGAACACCGGCCCGAACAGCGCGGCGCCCCCCGCGGTGAGCCCCGCCGCGACCAGTGCCGTGAAGACCGCCCTGACCCGGCGTACCGGCCCCCTCGCCGTCCTGCTCGGCGCCTGTCTCGCCCTCCTGCCCCCCACCGCCGCGCACGCCGACTCCATACGGGCCCGGCAGTGGGCCCTGGACGCCATGCACACCGAGGAGGCCTGGCAGACCACCAAGGGCAAGGGCGTCACCGTCGCCGTCCTCGACACCGGCGTCGAGGCCGACCACCCCGACCTGTCGGGCAACGTCCTCGACGGCAAGGACATGGTCGGCTTCGGCGCCGAGCGCGGCGACCGCGCCTGGGCCCGGCACGGCACCGCGATGGCCGGCATCATCGCCGGCCACGGACACGGCGCCGGAGGCGGCGACGGCGTCATGGGCATCGCCCCCGAGGCCAAGATCCTCCCCGTCCGCGTCATCCTCGAGGACGGCGACCCCGCCCGCGCCAAGGCCCGCAGCACCCGCGGCAACGCCCTCGCCGACGGCATCCGCTGGGCCGCCGACCACGGCGCCGACGTCATCAACCTCTCCCTCGGCGACGACTCCAAGTCCGCCCACCCCGAGGCCGGCGAGGACGAGGCCGTCCAGTACGCCCTGAAGAAGGGCGCCGTCGTCGTCGCCTCGGCCGGCAACGGCGGCGAGAAGGGCGACCACATCTCCTACCCGGCCGCCTACCCGGGCGTCATCGCCGCGGCCGCCGTCGACCGCTACGGCACCCGCGCCTCGTTCTCCACCCGCCGCTGGTACGCCACGGTCAGCGCCCCCGGCGTCGACGTGATCATCGCCGACCCCGACCACAAGTACTACGAGGGCTGGGGCACCAGCGCCGCGGCCGCCTTCGTCTCCGGAGCGGTGGCCCTGGTGAAGGCCGCCCACCCCGGGCTCACCCCGGCCCAGATCAAGAAGCTCCTGGAGGACACGGCCCGCAACGCCCCCGACGACGGCCGCGACGACTCCCGCGGCTACGGCTTCATCGACCCGGCGGCCGCCATCAAGAAGGCCTCCCGCATCAAGCCGGAGCGCCTGACGGCCGTGGCGTACGGCGAGGAGTACTTCGGCTCGGGCCCCGACGCCGCCAAGTCGGAGGACGAGGCGACGACTTGGACCGCCTGGCTCGCGGGCGGCGCCGGCGGTGTCCTGCTGGTCTCGGCGGTCGCACTGTGGCGCGGCCGCCGCGCACGCCACGACTTCTAG
- the rpmI gene encoding 50S ribosomal protein L35, with protein sequence MPKNKSHSGASKRFKITGSGKVLRERAGKRHLLEHKSSRVTRRLTGNAEMAPGDAAKIKKLLGK encoded by the coding sequence ATGCCGAAGAACAAGTCGCACAGCGGTGCCAGCAAGCGCTTCAAGATCACCGGCTCCGGCAAGGTGCTCCGCGAGCGCGCCGGCAAGCGCCACCTGCTCGAGCACAAGTCGTCCCGCGTGACGCGTCGCCTGACCGGCAACGCCGAAATGGCCCCGGGCGACGCCGCGAAGATCAAGAAGCTTCTCGGCAAGTGA